The Xylanivirga thermophila genome includes a region encoding these proteins:
- a CDS encoding gamma-glutamylcyclotransferase family protein, translating into MTKNRLYIAYGSNLNLPQMAFRCPTAKVVGTSEVKGYELLFRGGSRGAVATIEPLEGSSVPVLLWKIRPQDEIALDRYEGYPNFYRKEMLEVELNGKPVNAMVYIMNDGREFGAPSDFYLHTIAEGYETAGFDTDFLDQAVEKSIRLAQEQQAAEDAQFSLWEQKWW; encoded by the coding sequence ATGACGAAGAACCGCTTATATATTGCCTATGGTAGCAACCTGAATCTGCCGCAGATGGCATTCCGCTGTCCCACCGCTAAGGTGGTGGGAACAAGCGAGGTCAAAGGATATGAGCTGCTGTTCCGAGGCGGCAGCCGTGGAGCCGTAGCCACCATTGAGCCGCTGGAGGGCAGCTCTGTGCCTGTGCTTTTATGGAAGATCAGGCCGCAGGATGAGATTGCCCTCGACCGTTATGAGGGGTACCCGAATTTTTACCGCAAGGAAATGCTGGAGGTAGAGCTGAACGGCAAGCCAGTAAATGCAATGGTCTACATCATGAATGACGGCAGGGAGTTCGGCGCACCCTCGGATTTTTATCTGCACACCATCGCTGAGGGCTACGAAACCGCAGGCTTTGATACGGATTTTCTGGATCAGGCGGTGGAGAAATCCATCCGGCTGGCACAGGAGCAGCAGGCTGCAGAGGATGCACAGTTCAGCCTTTGGGAACAGAAATGGTGGTGA
- a CDS encoding C40 family peptidase, whose product MADPATITLAVKAAVAAATDKRTWKAAGVVIAAILTPFILIIVMIMSLLSGTAEHNNSAVDLTFHGGSISSQVPAEYRQYIENMRGSFSDLDSAVFEITPMIESGSIDSTRIKSIFYSLYFGAENLRMNASYYRAFADCFVRYEERTRTVTDVDGNETEETYAVAVPITDLNEIYGSLESTLGKTITEENRINAQQIYSHAKYGRAIPGVEDGEYPGEMGDGTFQALMEEAQKYIGYPYVWGGSSPQTSFDCSGYVCWVYSKSGVYYLPRTTASGIFNQCAVISREEAKPGDLVFFQGTYASAGVISHIGIYVGNGQMLHCGDPIGYADLNSRYWRSHFYAYGRLK is encoded by the coding sequence ATGGCAGACCCGGCAACCATTACCCTTGCAGTAAAAGCTGCGGTAGCCGCAGCCACCGACAAACGGACGTGGAAAGCGGCAGGCGTGGTCATCGCCGCCATCCTCACCCCGTTTATTCTAATCATTGTTATGATCATGAGCCTGCTGTCCGGTACCGCCGAACACAACAATTCCGCTGTGGATTTAACCTTTCACGGAGGCAGTATCTCCTCACAGGTTCCCGCCGAGTATCGGCAGTACATTGAGAATATGCGAGGCAGCTTCTCTGATTTGGACAGCGCTGTGTTCGAGATTACGCCCATGATTGAAAGTGGCAGTATCGACAGTACCCGTATAAAGTCCATTTTTTATTCTCTGTATTTCGGCGCTGAAAATCTGCGGATGAACGCTTCCTATTATCGAGCCTTTGCGGATTGCTTCGTCCGCTACGAGGAACGCACCCGCACCGTCACTGATGTGGATGGCAATGAAACAGAGGAAACCTACGCGGTGGCTGTTCCCATTACCGACCTGAATGAGATATATGGAAGCCTTGAAAGCACTCTCGGTAAAACCATCACAGAGGAAAACCGGATCAATGCACAACAGATTTACTCCCATGCCAAGTACGGCAGAGCCATCCCCGGTGTGGAGGACGGAGAATATCCAGGAGAGATGGGCGATGGTACCTTTCAGGCGTTGATGGAGGAAGCACAAAAATACATTGGCTACCCCTATGTTTGGGGCGGCTCCTCTCCGCAGACCTCCTTTGACTGCTCCGGTTATGTGTGCTGGGTCTATTCCAAATCGGGCGTATATTATCTGCCCCGCACCACCGCATCAGGAATTTTCAACCAATGTGCAGTGATTTCACGTGAGGAAGCCAAGCCCGGTGATTTGGTGTTTTTCCAAGGAACCTATGCCTCGGCTGGAGTCATAAGCCACATCGGAATCTATGTTGGGA